A region from the Cryptomeria japonica unplaced genomic scaffold, Sugi_1.0 HiC_scaffold_95, whole genome shotgun sequence genome encodes:
- the LOC131864826 gene encoding ankyrin repeat-containing protein At5g02620-like, whose product MATEGQQLGGRIDPDAFKAAVTRLRIDQQLSSQLKAALNNITPGGENTLLHLAASVGNLHFIQQLLQLNRQLLKETDPEVKPLLVNATNAEKDTALHLAAQGGFSNVVKILLQQPESGVDLRNKLDETALFKAYESGNLETVKAIFDASPSSLLESTVHKRNCLSVAVNRGDSDLVDHILNLSDAKQLIQRKDELGNTALHIAVERNYVHIIKKLIKFEAELCYWVNDSQETPICVAAKLGHLEAVQELINERPDAVEIRNSCGMNVLHLAALVRQVRIVDYLNEEVGLSYLVNKGLDKPPHEEPLRSGGKTDPAEKKDPKDEPVKSGGNTDAGEMKSPFSRISEGDTPLHIAAKKKDLNMVKSLLCIAGINKFAVNKAGLTAFDIVRENTHYHESDKIISVLASYPSNRKPFLYSAPKVSAEKHEVAVEMVDKTYEDRRNTELVVAVLLATMSFTAAFTAPGSFVTDDGNGNGDSKGSGISPAPAPGTGSDKSLGSPILLPLASFKVFLIFDCVAFFLSLLVVLMWQMSTPITTGNKVLFLCITNLLVCATFAFTAYGFMLAVYAMLSNMNPELAWFILGACLIICFCGNFTFFYMAAKFTVKKARFNHLNGLLPFLSDRLGEYVWIKLERWGLLDLVRRSKTKWLAILYYHSNENDK is encoded by the exons ATGGCCACTGAGGGTCAACAACTCGGCGGAAGGATCGATCCTGACGCCTTCAAAGCTGCGGTAACGCGTTTAAGGATCGATCAACAACTGAGTTCCCAACTTAAAGCAGCTCTCAACAATATTACACCTGGAGGGGAAAATACTCTTCTCCATTTGGCTGCTAGTGTAGGAAATCTACACTTCATTCAACAGCTCCTGCAACTCAATCGTCAACTTCTGAAGGAAACCGATCCCGAAGTGAAGCCTCTGCTTGTGAATGCTACCAATGCCGAAAAGGATACTGCGTTACACTTGGCTGCGCAGGGAGGTTTCTCCAACGTTGTGAAGATTCTACTCCAACAACCAGAAAGTGGTGTGGATCTCCGCAATAAGCTTGATGAAACAGCTTTGTTCAAAGCCTACGAAAGCGGCAATTTAGAGACAGTGAAGGCAATATTTGACGCATCTCCGTCGAGCTTACTCGAAAGTACGGTGCACAAGAGGAACTGTTTATCTGTTGCAGTAAACAGAGGAGATTCAG atctagttgatcatatactAAATTTATCAGATGCGAAGCAGTTAATCCAACGTAAGGACGAACTTGGCAACACAGCTCTGCATATAGCTGTTGAAAGAAACTACGTGCATATAATAAAGAAGTTAATAAAATTTGAGGCCGAACTGTGTTATTGGGTTAATGACAGCCAAGAAACTCCCATCTGTGTGGCAGCGAAATTGGGTCATCTGGAAGCAGTACAAGAGTTGATAAATGAGAGGCCAGACGCTGTCGAAATACGGAATAGTTGTGGAATGAACGTTCTGCACTTAGCTGCCCTAGTTAGGCAAGTGCGAATTGTTGATTACCTGAACGAAGAGGTAGGCTTATCATACTTGGTCAACAAGGGACTTGACAAACCTCCACATGAAGAGCCTCTGCGAAGTGGAGGAAAGACAGATCCGGCTGAAAAGAAAGATCCAAAAGATGAGCCCGTGAAAAGTGGAGGAAACACAGATGCGGGTGAAATGAAATCTCCTTTTTCGAGGATAAGTGAAGGAGACACACCACTGCATATTGCAGCAAAGAAAAAAGACTTGAAT ATGGTGAAGTCGTTGCTTTGTATAGCGGGGATAAACAAGTTTGCTGTCAACAAGGCAGGCTTAACGGCCTTTGATATCGTGAGAGAGAACACGCACTATCACGAATCTGACAAGATAATTTCAGTTCTGGCCAGTTATCCTTCCAATCGCAAGCCATTCTTGTACAGCGCTCCAAAGGTGAGTGCAGAGAAACATGAGGTTGCTGTTGAGATGGTGGACAAAACATATGAGGACAGGCGCAACACAGAACTAGTGGTGGCAGTTCTATTAGCGACAATGTCATTTACGGCAGCTTTCACTGCTCCGGGCAGTTTCGTGACGGACGATGGGAATGGAAATGGGGACTCAAAGGGATCGGGAATTTCGCCTGCGCCTGCGCCTGGAACTGGCTCAGACAAGAGTTTAGGTTCGCCGATTCTGCTTCCGTTGGCCTCCTTCAAGGTTTTTCTCATCTTTGATTGTGTGGCATTCTTTCTGTCGCTCTTAGTGGTGCTGATGTGGCAGATGAGTACACCTATTACCACGGGAAATAAGGTATTGTTCCTCTGTATTACCAACCTATTGGTTTGTGCCACGTTTGCCTTTACGGCCTATGGCTTCATGCTTGCAGTGTATGCCATGCTTTCCAACATGAATCCCGAGCTGGCTTGGTTCATTCTTGGGGCGTGCTTGATCATCTGCTTCTGTGGTAATTTCACTTTTTTCTACATGGCTGCAAAGTTTACAGTGAAGAAGGCTAGGTTTAACCACCTGAACGGTCTACTTCCTTTTCTTTCTGACCGTCTGGGGGAATACGTGTGGATAAAATTAGAAAGATGGGGGCTTTTGGACTTGGTGCGCCGGTCCAAAACCAAGTGGCTTGCTATCCTATACTACCATAGCAATGAGAACGATAAATAA